The Vitis vinifera cultivar Pinot Noir 40024 chromosome 8, ASM3070453v1 genome segment GCCGCCGTTCCTTTTACCATTCCCGGCATAGCCAGAGGACTCTCCGGCAGCCCCACTGCTTTGGGGCAAAGTTTGAAAACTCCCAACACCGGCACCACCACCCATTCCCATAACAGGTCTAGCAAAAGTTGGACTGATGGTGTTGTTATTTTGGTACAACCCGTACTGATGTTGCTGCTGATGCTGCGCCGGAGCGGTTGCTGTAGGCTGTTCCCGAACTACCCCTGCCCTGATCAAGAAATCCTCCAAAGTCATCTCTCCTAAAGTAGGTTGGCGATGGGCAGACTCAGCATTATGAACGCTGTCCTGCTGCTGTTGTTGCTGAGCTTTATGGATTTCAGACCAGACCTCATCCACAGTCTTTTGACAAAACGGCGCAGGAAGACTTAGAGAGCCCTGGCGGGCCAAGCTCGGCTGCTTAGCAATGGGTTTCTCCATGGAAGTTTCACTGAGCGACATCTGGGAGTTGCTAATGTGGTTAAAATTGGTGGCTTGGTTTTCCTCTGCAGTCCATATGCTAGTGAGAAACTCATCCATGTTCATGGACCCGAAATTCTTCCCATTCTCGCAGAGGGTGTGCTGAAACTCATCCAGGGTGAGGGAGTAGATTGAGGACTGTCTTCCCAGAGATGGCATCCCATGGTTCTTGGGCTGTTGATCTTCCTGTAACCCCGACTCCACCTCGCTTTGGGATAAAGTCTCCGACTCCGAACCCAccatttattttctctctttggaGGCTTCAAACCACCTAGTGGGGCTTCACAGAAGTAGAAGATGCTGAGATGGGCGTGTTATCTACACAAAGAAGCAGTCGTAGTATCGCATCAGAGCCTCTGCAGTGGTCAGTGTTGGGTGGAGAAAAAAGGCATACATGCTGCGGAATAAACGAGAAATCTAGCATGGGCCTCTTGACTCTTTTGAGTCTTGAGACCCTGAGAACTCAAGAGCTCAGGCACGAATGATTAAACCACACGCACCAGTCAACATGGCCCATTCGGGTAACCATGCCTCCAATTGTTGGGCATGTGCCCCACTGCATTCCATATTCATGTATTTGAAAAAGTTGCAACCATTATCCTATTCCACCCCATTACGTATTTCAACCTTTTTCAATTATCATGTTTTGAAGTTCCCAATGTCCCGAAAAGCTTCTGACCACCAGGGAATTATGTACCTGGTCCAATTCAATTCATAATTTCATATGCGTAACTCTGAGCAGTCTGTTGCATTTCCATATATTTATGGTACCACGGGTGCGAGTATCAATGTATGGGGCACCATCCTCATCCTCCACCCTCTATCTATTAACTATGAAGACCCGTGAAAGCGATTgcggaaaagaaaagaaaaagaagccaTGAAGATCCAAAGCGTTGTGCCAACATTTATTTAATGTTCGATTTCAAAAAGTACTCACTTGATTAAGCaaagaaaaaaggttttaaaaaattcttcaatttttatgtttttaaatcatgaaaaaattaataataagctttttatttttctattttcctcattttttttcttccctagTACGGTTCATAAtaagttgtttgattttttagtGGTGCCAACCGAGAATATTTTCACTTTCGGCAAAGCTGAGAGGGAACTGGATACCttaattattcttcaaattaatttacaaaattaaaaaaagctAGAAGGTACTAGTCTATTCCGTCCCCCTATGTCTTCCCAACCCAAACCCACAAAAGTTAAACTGCGACTAATTGCCTGGAAGTTCGAGTTCAAGAATCATCCATGGAGCTTCAAACATCAAACTCCTCACATAaagtcaaggaaaaaaaatcaaagaaaatgtcAATCAGGCAAACCCATTACTCAAGAACCACCAGAACagccaaggaaaaaaaaccgAGGTATACTTTTACCTGATTCTGATTAGCGATTATGGTCACAAAGCAGGAGACGAAGGATCGAAAGCTGGGAGCAGAGGAAATCAAGAAACTTGGAGTGGTGAGAGCATGAGAAATGGTTAGAAAACCAAATGCATTTGGTTGGGGGGGAGAGAAGCAAAATCCGCAACCACCATTAACGAACTTGGGAAGGCCTTTTAACACTCAGAGAGTACAGAGTGGAGAGTGGACCCTTCTTATTCCGCATCCCAGAAGTGGGGGTCtgggtatttaattttttttccactacCGGTTGGGCCCAGAGTAGCTTGTGGTGATACACCGGataaattccaattaataaaaaattggagtCCGCCGTTTAGTGTCTAGTATGGGTTCGGGGGCAGGGAGTTGTCGACACGTAGCGCCATGTGTCCCCTGCAGCAGCCTCGACTGCCCCGAGGCCGACGCGTGTGTTTCGCTCTTTCTGCGCTGAGAGCAGTCTCTGGTGTAAATATTCTTATCTGTGTTTCTCAAGTAAGCGATTTTGAATGGTTGGACCCATCAATGAGCGGATGAGGATGAAGTTTGGCCTCCACTGCGCCAATGCCATGTGTGTGAACATTGGCTATAAGGCTGGAGCTCACGTGGGCTTTTGCTGGATATGTGGTTTTCACTGACGTATTTGCCCTGGGGTTTCTTTTATAATTTCGGTGGAATTCTTGACCGCCGTTATTACCCGTTAGTGGTTTGGCAGCGGCTGTTCTGAGATGTTATAGTACACTCCTAGGAAGAATGTAGTTTCGGGGCAGGCCATTTGGTGGCGATTTGACGGTCatgtttagaattttaattttttcctaaAATCTATCGACTTCttttaggtttttctttttgtctaaGGTTGGGTATGGAGGGTGAATGAAAGATACGGCCCTACCACGCAATGACGGCAACATATACGGGATGTGAAACATGTTTAGAAAGAAAGTGACATGATGTGGAGCCCCCACACCACCCACCCCCCAATCCCCCTCCCTCCCCCCGCCCCTCAACCAACCTAATATGGGAAATAGAGATGCATGGGCATGGATAATGCAACAAGAGATGAGAAGACGTATGGTACTTACTTCCCGCATGTGGAAGTGTTATAGATTCTGTACCCCCCAACCACGACCCACCCAAGAAGCATTCTCCTGCAAATCCTTCCTTTTCGATTTACATATATCTGGGGCCACTCAAATAGGTGGATTATGAGTTGAATGCTCGATTGAAAAGAGGGAGCATGTAAGCAAAAATGTATGTAAATTTTCAACTTTTACTTTTTAGTCTTTTGGGGCACGCATTGGATTTGGATATTCATACATCTTTTTCCAAGTTGATAAAGTGTATATTGAAGATCAAATGTCTTCCATCCTGTGACTCTTTTAGATTCTGGCATAGAGAGGAATGTGAGCTTCCTTTTTGTTTGAGGTTTTCTCTCTAGAAAATAGAAGATGAAAAATTGTCTAAGAATCAAAGAGAGTTTGTATGGACTATTAGTTAACTTAAGTAACTAAAATCTATTATGTGAGCTTAAGTTATTTAATCCAATACAATggattatatttaattaattctttaattaattaacataatttGTAAGTCAATTATTAGTATTTGTGCAACTTTCTACTTATATAAAAGTACCTTTATGCTTATACTTAACAATCCTTATGCATACATAATTGATTAAATAAGTCTCTCAAATAAAGTATTATCAAGGAATGGGAGCTTGAGCATCCGGTGTCACTTAAGCCTAACATAGGCTTAAGTTACTTAAACCTATACGAAAGTCTATATAAACTCATTTATTCTACATTTGGTTATCATGATAGGATAAGATAAGATAAGTATATTTTAAGGTATAATTTCTCATGAGATATGATATCATTAGATATTAAATTCAATGAACATAATATCTTAATATATCATATCCAATTAGATATGTTATGTTATGCAATATTTATACttaatttgtgaaataaaaaaaaaacaaaaaaatatatgttattttttaatgtttaaaaataaaaactatattacattcaaatattttctatttaaaaaaaaatcttttacatttaacaatatttctaattaaagtatttaaattttataaataaaaaattttatattatgttattcaatatataaaaataattttatatacataaaGAATATATGTTAAtaccattttaaaatatatttgataaatattttttttagtttttcctttttaatcacaaatttaattttataataaataaattttatttttccaaataagtaatataaaaaaaaattaaaataataaaaatacataaataaatttatgatgtaTAGGATATGAATATTTAACATCTtatcataaaattaatatatccACTTAGAAAAAGATATACATTTTCCATAACGTTTACTCATCTTTGTGGGTGCAAATGAGGTGGATTTCAATCTCTTGCTTTACTCATCTTAATAGAGTAAGAGAAAACTAATACAAAGATCAATGCCCAATAGCCCAAGGGGAAAATTGATCTATGACGTCCAAGTCAAATTCAAGACCGTATAAAGGCAATtatggagaaagaaaaagagggaTATCTTGTTCTTAGATTAAGTTTCTCCTCTCCCTTTGGGGCATGGGAGCCATGAATAGATTTGATGGTTAATCTGGATGGTTGCAATGTACTATAATTATTGAGGTAAGGTGCTGCCATCATAGGATGACCATAGAGGTAATGTGTCGTAGGTGATTTAACAAATTTTCCATTGAAATCCTTAGCAATAATATAATCCCACTGACGTTTGTTTTGCAGTAGAAGTAGCATCAAAATCAACCCCCGAACACAGGCCATTGCTAGCTAGATTCTCTTCCTTATTGAGCCCCAATTGCTAATTGTGCGCCAATATTAAATATGACTATTACCCTAGTAAGTGCTATCCCAACAGGGCGACAAGTTTAATCAACTTGGATTAAGTTTGAATTTCGTAGAAATATCTAGTGGGCTTGTAGGGGAGACGGGACCCTAAATTTGGGGACCAAAGGACTCCAAGGCCCACACCTACGGAGCCCAACCCTATGGCACCAATGGTCTGCCTCAACTATTTCATATCAGGCCCAAGCCTAAGCGCAAGATCTAGCTGCTTCTTTTGTTGGGTGTGACTCTGGGTTCGATCCAAGAATGATGAGGTCACCAACGTGTGTGGAATTAATGATTCATGCTCATGCATGCATTAGCATCACTTCTCTTTCCTTCACCTACAAGCAAAGGAATTGGACCATTTGGTGACGCCGAATTTACCGAACTGTTCTTCTTCTGATTCCGATATTCATGGCTTTACTCCAAATGGATCATCATGAGTCATCATATTCATCATTCCCACCTGCCTCTAATCATACCCATCAAACATAAATTTAGCCTCGGTCACAATTCTTGGGCGTGTCACATAAATATGAGTCGGttcatatttttatgaaaaatttggTGGGGTATTTAGCAAATGGCATCATTAGATATATAGTGGGGTTGCATAAGAGGGCACAATGGATGGTAGCtacaattaaaatcattaaattttttaatttcatcacTATTTGGATTTTGAGAAAAGGGGGCTCTCAAGTAATTTTTCAATGTTCCCCTTCTATATAACCCTTGTAAACCTACTCCAAAGAAATGCATGAACAGAATGTCTCCACAACTGACCGTTTTGTTAGTTATTTTCTCCCTCCATTGCTATATGAGTGATATGGCAATGGCCTCAGATCCAGACCCACTTCAAGATTTCTGCATACCCAACACCAAATGGGGTTATGGAAGAGCTGCCCGGTTGGATACCGTCCCATGCAAGAACTCATCGGAGGCCACCACCGATGACTTTGTCTTCTCCGGCCTGAAAAAACCGGCAGAAGAATTCTCCAACATGGGGATCGCAGCCGTCTCAGTCACCCCACAAATGTTTCCGGGGCTTAACACACTGGGCATGTCGTTTGTTCGAGCAGATATCCAAGTTGGTGGAATCAATGCTCCACACTTCCACCCTAGAGCTACTGAAATAACTTACGTGTTGCAAGGAAAGGTATATTCAGGCTTTGTGGATTCCACAAACCGGGTTTTTGCTACGGTGCTTGAGCAAGGAGAGGTGATGGTCTTTCCAAGAGGCTTAGTGCACTTCCAAATGAACGTTGGAGAATCGCCTGCCACAGTGTTTGGATGTTTCAACAGCCAAAACCCAGGAGTTCAAAAGATCCCATCTGCCCTTTTTGGGTCTGAGATCAAAGATGAGCTTCTGGAGAAGGCTTTTGGAATGACTCCTAAGCAAATAGACAAGATGAGAAGAAAGTTTGTTCCCAAAGGTTAAGTTAGAGCCCGCCAAGAAAGGCTATTTTGGTGAATTGGGTCTCGTACTTAATTGCATGTTTTGCTGGTTTTGTTCTTTGATTATTGAGAGATAAATTAGATACGCAGAATAATTGTTTGAACACTACGAAATGAGTTTTTTGCGTTCCAATGCTATATTGCAACAAAGTTTGAGAGAGATGGTTTTCATAGATTCTGGTCGAGTATAATTATGTTTGGACGAAAATCCATATCCATCTatataatctatttaataaatattttttcattagcctagaaaaaataaatttgatctaAATTGACCTATTTTATAATTGTACTAACATAATTGTAATCATAATGTATTTAACCCACAATTGACTTATTTAATTAGATAAATAGGTCAATTAAAGCatgaatatatcaaattaataaattaatcacattaattcaaataaaatctagatttattaaataaagCCTAATTTTTAAATGGGTTATACAATTTTGTTAGTATTTTAAACTTGATTATTATTTATGTCGTGTTTAACTTTACGTATCAAATTGAATacctaaattttaatataatatgaaGATGACTCATCAACACAACATCATTATGGAACCATTTCTTCCAACACAAGGGAAGAATCAAttacaaatgaaaacaattttattaattgtttaacCATACtggaaaattaaaaactaaaataaaaaagtaagacTTCTACATAAAATAGTCATGGCTACTATCATGACCATCATTCCACAGCATGGTGGAGCTGTAAAGccgaaaattaaagaaaagtaCAGCAAAGAGGGGGAGGCATCATCCAACCATCTCATGATGATGACCATTGGAAGGCTTTAGTGATATTAGGAAAACCAAGGCACATTACGTATACACTTcaatttctgaaaaaaaaaaaagaaaaaaaaaatcagcaatCAAGGCATATATCACTTCATATTCTGAAAAATatcattatcaattttttgaacatGTTCGGTTTCGTTGATGAGCTGCAATGCTCAGTTGCACATTGAATATTTAAGGAAAGAGTGGCAGTTTTGGCCTACTTGGGCAAACTGCATGACCTACATAGATGCAGACCCTGAACAGAAACAGACGTTTTGAGACAGGGAAGAGAGAATCTGAACCACATTTGCAAATCCACAGAGATTCTGAAATCTTAGGTTATTCTATTAGTAGAAACAATCCTAGGGCTGGTGAATACCCATCTCATCATTTTTCTGCAGACCAAGAGATAAGGGAATCCACTGAAGTATCAGAATGTTGTCCTCACTTGTTTAAGTTAAAATTCTGAAGTATGGAGTAACAGTTGTGTTTCTCATCATAAATAGAACTGTGGAAACAACAATGGGCAGTACAAAATTTTCCATAAATGTAAAAATGACCAGAAGcaatttcaaaactccaaaacAGATAATAAACAAAGGAAGCACACCAAAGCCGACCTGCGCTAGCTCTTTATATATGTGGAAGCTACTTTTCCCCAGTTAAGAGTGCCTTAATGATAGCATCGGTCCTTCCTTCAGCATATGGGAACAAGTGTCCAGCACCTGGTACCTCATGATATTGAATCCATGGGAGCTGTTGGGCAATGTAGCGTTGCAGTGAAACAGGCACCATTGCATCTTCATCTCCATGCCATAGGTGGACAGAACCTTCATTGTTTGGGAATGGGTTCTTTAGATCCATGGGATCAAATTCCCAAGTTCCAAATCCAATCATCAAGTCACGGTGGATGGACTCAAATTCTCCTTGTTGTCTCACCTGCGCCTGAGGAGGGACCAAATAATTGGAATATTAAATAAGAAACAAATGGCTGTATTAGCAAAGGAAAGAAGCTCAAGAAAACAGACAAATTACTGATTGATTAGATGTCTATTGTACGTACAGAAGACTATCACTGAAACTTTGCTGAAAAAAGAAATGTAAGAATAACCATAAAGATTCTTCTCACTTAAACAGACAAACAGAATCCAACTTCAGTTggatcaaaaataaaaaaataaaaaatcttcaccAAAACCTGCACTTTGGGTATTGAGAATGAATATGAACCTAGTCTCTGGTCGCTAAACCTGGTTTCACTTGATGAATTTATGGAcggttaaaaaaacaaaacatgcaAGGTCCTAACTATGAGGAATCCAATTTCCAAAAGTATCATCAACAATTAATCAGCCATAAGGAATAACCCAATTTCAGTGGTTCTCATGGCAGGAGACGAATAATTATAGATGGGTGACAATTGTTCAGAGTTTTTCAAGTCATTGGACCATTTTGGAAGTCCTATTGATTTTGTAGGaaatataagaaagaaagaaaaaaaataggatcCTGATTTTTGAAACAAATAGGATGTTATTAAATTCTACTCCAAGAGGATCACAAACTCCAAGGGTTCTTCACAGTAAGACAATAAAAGGACAGACCACAAAGGCCCTAGCACAAATACTGACAAAAACTCCACACCACTGGTAGAAGTCCTCTTTGTGGTAAACATCCATTACATTCAAaggatgaaataaaaaatataacagCATAGTCATTATTATTGAGACATATGGTGTCAAAATTTAAAGAAGAGCATtatgtcacaagatgcttcaaatgaccctccccatgggcttatataggaggtgggaagcttctagagacctcTGGAGACATCTATACTTAGCTACAAAGTGGAAGAGcatggaagcttctagagagggTTAGAGAtatccacacatctctacacttggcTATGAGAGCATTAGAATAGTACGAGGTGTTCTAGAATCTTCCAAAGTCATCTTGTACATACCCTTGTACATAGATTAGtgtaagagtttttttttattattcttgatttgtaaggaaccctccaaggttctagagacttcctaaggtgcctataaataagtaaaggcctcatttggccaaggcacctcCCAAGAACCTAACCAACCAACCAAGTGAGTtcccaaagcacttgtaaagcttcctttAAGCAATAAAAGATttcattctttaagagttgcctactacgccttctaaaGCTTCCAAGTCGTGAACATTTTAGTCTAGCAActaagcattgggagtaaggctgacttagcaagatcaagtgtcttgacttgtctaagtgtcgcacAAGCTTAGAAAAAGACTAAATTCGTGACAATTAGCTTCTACAAAAAATTTGGAGGAAAGCATTAACTATGTACATATAAATCAGGCCATTCTGTTAATAACAAGGCTGCTTGATAGCATTCTCTAACAGTGCCACGAATGACTAATAAAGACATCTGAAGGAAATTTCTTGGAAAAAGATGAATACCATATATTCCTTTCTCTTTGAAAGCTTAGTAAGCATGAGCTCTTTGTCTTGGTGAGAAAGAATATCAGTGCTGTGTTCTGCAACACTAGAAGCAGGAAACCACTTTTGAGTGTTCCACCAGTAGGTAAGCCATGGCGTGTAGTGAGCAACACGAAGCGTCCACTGATCCTGCCGAAACTGTTGGTAGTAGGCTTCTTTAGATAAGTTTGCAGGAAAGCTAGGCCACCAGTAGTTGACCACTGGAGCTATCAGTGTTGCACCTGCCAGCCTGTGTCACAAGTACCAGACTTAAGATGGATAAAAACATGTGATCTTGAACTAGTGTTTTTGGCATGTCAATTCCCTCCCTCCCTTGCATGCAACTGAGAAGAATATGCTAAGAGAAAATTCATAAACAACAAACAGTTCTTTAGAGACCAAGGGAaacattttctttccattttttttttcctaagggAAAAAAGCAGGTTCAACCATACCTGTGAGGGATATACTTGAGGCAACTCCAAATCACCTGTCCACCCATGGAAAAACCAATTACATAGAACTTGGATCCCAGTCCTAACTGATCAGCAAGCTCTTCAATATCCAATGGTATGCTCTTCACAGTTCTTTTAGGATTAGGATCACTCTCTCCATAACCAGGTCTATCAAAGGACACAATGTAGATGCCCAATTCTTCAACAATTTCCTGGAAGAACCCACAAGAGAGCCAAATAATATTCAATTCAACTGGAATGCATTAAAAGTCCAAGAACATAGCCAAAAAGGTACcagaaaaataaaccaaaatagcTACCGGAGAAAGAGAAGTGGCAACAACGACATCATGCCTGCAGGAATCAAAGCCATGAACATAAACAATTTTATACTTGGCTCTATCCTTTGGGATTCCATGTTCTTTGTAAGCCAAATGCCTTCCATCACTGAGCTTTATTCTAGAAGCTGTAACAGGGGGACCATCTGGAGAGCCACATATCTTGGGAGGAGGAGATTGGATTGCCTGATAAGCCCAGGCCAGGAACCCCATCAATAAGACCACTAGTATTTTCTTGAACATCCCTGGAATTTTTAAGTTCCAATTGAAAATAGTCAAAAAATATTGAACCAAATAAACTGAGAAGCAACATACTAAAGCCTAGACACAAAGAGGGGAATGAATTTGTTAGACTAGATTTCATGTTTCACAGGCAAAATTCCTCTTCAACCAACCATTGCAATTTACAGTTTCAATATGGTCCAATAAACGCCTAAAAATCCAAATAAGGAGCATCTTCAGTAACAATGAACATCAAGGGCACATCCAAATTGTGATCATGCTTTAACCAGTGCTGGGAGGATTCACAAATTCATGCATGTCTTATTATATTGATACAAGATACAAACTGTTTACTTTTTCAAGAGGAGTAACTTCCTTGCTGTCCAAATTGCATACAAGCATTGCCTTTCCCCAACTGAGGCAGAATGCATAATGCTGCTGCCCATTTTGGCCACAAGTAGTTAAAGAAACTTTGCTAAGTTGGAGTCAAGTATATACCATATCTTGGAGTCTAGTCCATATGTTACAGGCCCACATTAAGTGATAAAGAACTGTTGGGTTAAGGCGTTGCTTTCAGAATTGCACTGGAAACAAAGGCAAAAAATGTTGGGTTTTTGTTCATAGCTTTTTATAGAGAACGATCAAAGGGGTTTGGTTCAAAGACACAAGTCACTGAATTTTATCATTTCCCCATTTCTGTCCTCGCAAAAAACCTACAGGCGTCTCTTCACTCCATTAGTGGATCGCTTCATCGTGATTTTCCCCTTCTTAATAATGCCTTACCACACCAATTAATTACGTTTTGATCGCTCATTCGTTCAATTTGGTTGTGCAGGCAGATTGAAAAACAATACAATAACAACAAAACTGGAATCTAAAtcaactttaaaagaaaaatgaaaaagaaatgaaagaacaAAAGGCTAAAGTGAAAAAAGATcccagaaaaaataaataaattaataaattaacgAGCACCCACCAGAAGGAAGACGAAAAGAAGAACTTTGCCTAGATTTTCTGGTATGAGCCCGGGCTGATGCCGCCGATATCTTCCTGTTCACTCCCCCCGCCATATTCTGACCCCCGACCCCAAACCCACTTCAAATACCCACCAACAAAAATGCCCAAAAGTTCTGCAGAAGCTCGGAGACGGAGCAAGGTTGAGAGATCTGGCTGGATTTGCTCTCTCTCCCCGCACAAATCCACCCTGGACTCGACTGCAATGCGTTCGATAAGACACTGGAGTTGACTGGAGGACTTGTTCGTAATTTCAGAACATGGGAAATACTCAAATACCCCAATCGATAGAATTTGATTACTGAAAGTGCCATTACATTTTGATGCTCTCTTTATGTTAGCCATTACATTTTCATGAGATGTTTaacaatttcttaaaataagGTATGAAACCATGTctatagaaaaacaaaataatatcagCCCAgtagaaattattttgtgaaaaaattattcttatctTTTTAGTTTAGACTTATACTTTTTAATGTAATATATTACATGCAATATATATTCGATCCAACGAACATTTGCAACATGATATCAAATCTGAAAAAGACTTAGAATAGTCTACTTACCTCCAACCATTGTTTCTGAATTGTAGTTGGTGAAGTCTCAAATTTCCAAACTCTGATATCTCCTTTTAGATAATGTATTTCTGAAGATAAAACAGTAGAGAGATGAGTTCGGGACCATGAGAGATCTATATAACTGTGGCTTCCCATCATACCATGTTGTTCTTGATTTTGTCACCACTATGAGCAGTTTGTGGAACATGCTCCTTAACCGCAGCGGACACAAGATCTGGTGGAGGATGTGGTCAAGTGTTGGACCACTTTAGAGTGGTGAACATGTAGCtgataacattctcccacttggtccacaCCTTTAACCTAATGTCCTATCTTAGTCCATCAATTATCCAcattaagtaacaaatacatgaataaTGATGATAAGTCCTCTATATAACGAGTGTTACCTTCCATATATTACAGTGTATTCATTTCTTAACATTATTCTTTATGTGATAATATTACTcaatgaataaaccctatgttcattcttggtccaatgaaattgaattttctcaaaattaaataaaggtgcacatcaatatgagaaaacatcataataagagtttgtacAATAGAAACTACATAAGAGAACTAAGTGTCATGTTCACTACATGATCCTTAAATTTCAATGGTGG includes the following:
- the LOC100247734 gene encoding protein ABSCISIC ACID-INSENSITIVE 5 gives rise to the protein MVGSESETLSQSEVESGLQEDQQPKNHGMPSLGRQSSIYSLTLDEFQHTLCENGKNFGSMNMDEFLTSIWTAEENQATNFNHISNSQMSLSETSMEKPIAKQPSLARQGSLSLPAPFCQKTVDEVWSEIHKAQQQQQQDSVHNAESAHRQPTLGEMTLEDFLIRAGVVREQPTATAPAQHQQQHQYGLYQNNNTISPTFARPVMGMGGGAGVGSFQTLPQSSGAAGESSGYAGNGKRNGGYPKTSACLGGRVGNGGGVYGPGQTLAMESTVSPVSSDGMCPNQIDNTAGQFGLDVGGLRGRKRIIDGPVEKVVERRQRRMIKNRESAARSRARKQAYTVELEAELNQLKEENTLLQQALAEADFERKRKQQYLEELKMKTQTKAEKAKEKLKKMRKTWSCPL
- the LOC100242597 gene encoding germin-like protein subfamily 3 member 2; translation: MNRMSPQLTVLLVIFSLHCYMSDMAMASDPDPLQDFCIPNTKWGYGRAARLDTVPCKNSSEATTDDFVFSGLKKPAEEFSNMGIAAVSVTPQMFPGLNTLGMSFVRADIQVGGINAPHFHPRATEITYVLQGKVYSGFVDSTNRVFATVLEQGEVMVFPRGLVHFQMNVGESPATVFGCFNSQNPGVQKIPSALFGSEIKDELLEKAFGMTPKQIDKMRRKFVPKG
- the LOC100263058 gene encoding uncharacterized protein LOC100263058, with product MAGGVNRKISAASARAHTRKSRQSSSFRLPSGMFKKILVVLLMGFLAWAYQAIQSPPPKICGSPDGPPVTASRIKLSDGRHLAYKEHGIPKDRAKYKIVYVHGFDSCRHDVVVATSLSPEIVEELGIYIVSFDRPGYGESDPNPKRTVKSIPLDIEELADQLGLGSKFYVIGFSMGGQVIWSCLKYIPHRLAGATLIAPVVNYWWPSFPANLSKEAYYQQFRQDQWTLRVAHYTPWLTYWWNTQKWFPASSVAEHSTDILSHQDKELMLTKLSKRKEYMAQVRQQGEFESIHRDLMIGFGTWEFDPMDLKNPFPNNEGSVHLWHGDEDAMVPVSLQRYIAQQLPWIQYHEVPGAGHLFPYAEGRTDAIIKALLTGEK